A single window of Tolypothrix sp. NIES-4075 DNA harbors:
- the nfi gene encoding deoxyribonuclease V (cleaves DNA at apurinic or apyrimidinic sites), with the protein MKIYQRHAWQLTLDEAIAIQEQLQAEVITEDKFKEPVQYVAGVDMGFEANGTISRAAVAVLNFPDLQIIETSLAYRPTTFPYIPGFLSFREIPAVLDALEKITTIPDIILCDGQGIAHPRRFGIACHLGVLVDIPTIGVAKSLLVGKHEIVPETKGSWQPLIHKCETIGAVLRSRTKVKPLYISSGHRVSLPTAIDYVLRCTPKYRLPETTRIADKLASNR; encoded by the coding sequence ATGAAAATTTATCAACGTCATGCTTGGCAACTAACACTAGATGAAGCTATAGCTATCCAAGAACAACTCCAAGCTGAGGTAATTACCGAAGATAAATTTAAAGAACCAGTTCAGTATGTTGCTGGGGTAGACATGGGTTTTGAAGCAAATGGGACGATTAGTCGGGCAGCAGTAGCGGTACTCAATTTTCCCGATTTGCAAATCATCGAGACGAGTTTAGCGTATCGTCCGACAACATTTCCTTACATTCCTGGTTTCCTTTCATTTCGCGAAATCCCGGCTGTACTCGACGCTTTAGAAAAGATTACTACAATACCAGATATTATTCTCTGTGATGGTCAGGGAATAGCCCATCCTCGCAGATTTGGCATAGCTTGTCATTTGGGTGTACTTGTGGATATACCGACAATTGGTGTAGCAAAATCCTTGCTGGTTGGTAAACATGAAATAGTACCAGAAACAAAAGGCAGTTGGCAACCACTTATACATAAGTGTGAAACGATTGGCGCCGTTTTGCGATCGCGCACCAAAGTCAAACCACTATATATCTCTAGCGGTCATCGCGTCAGTCTACCAACGGCTATTGACTACGTATTGCGCTGCACGCCAAAATATCGACTGCCAGAAACTACTCGCATTGCTGATAAATTAGCTTCTAACAGATAA
- a CDS encoding prohibitin family protein, whose amino-acid sequence MESLRNNNTNNHHHALYLVGGIVLLVLAIIFRPFSIVNAGERGVVMQFGKVQDRVFDEGIHPITPIVTSVKNISIRIQNSSFKADATSKDLQKMTAEIAVNWNIDPTRVNKVYQKIGDEQQIITTIIAPAVSEVLKAVISQKTTEEIISERAEIKAELDTLLKNRLAPYGVIVDDVSIINFAFPEEFSKAVEARLIAEQQARLAEFNADKAAQEAQANINRAKGEAEAQKLQEKTLTPAFLQKQAIEKWDGKFPMVMTGDGKLPMINITTATSTNNATMSSQQKQK is encoded by the coding sequence ATGGAAAGTTTGAGAAACAATAATACTAATAACCATCATCACGCATTATACCTTGTCGGCGGAATAGTTTTATTAGTTTTAGCAATTATTTTTCGTCCCTTTAGCATCGTGAATGCAGGTGAACGAGGAGTTGTGATGCAATTTGGCAAAGTTCAAGATAGAGTTTTTGATGAAGGTATCCATCCTATTACACCAATTGTAACATCAGTGAAAAACATCAGCATTCGCATTCAAAATAGTAGTTTTAAAGCTGATGCTACTTCTAAAGACCTTCAAAAAATGACAGCAGAAATCGCTGTTAACTGGAACATTGACCCGACGCGAGTCAATAAAGTTTATCAAAAAATTGGAGATGAGCAACAAATCATTACAACAATAATCGCCCCCGCTGTTTCCGAAGTTTTAAAAGCAGTAATCTCTCAAAAAACGACAGAAGAAATTATTAGCGAAAGGGCAGAAATAAAAGCAGAACTTGATACACTACTGAAAAATCGTCTAGCGCCTTATGGTGTAATTGTCGATGATGTATCTATAATAAATTTCGCTTTCCCGGAAGAGTTTAGTAAAGCTGTAGAAGCAAGACTTATAGCAGAACAACAAGCAAGACTTGCAGAATTTAATGCTGATAAAGCAGCACAAGAAGCTCAAGCAAATATCAACCGCGCTAAAGGAGAAGCAGAAGCGCAAAAATTACAAGAAAAAACTTTAACACCAGCGTTTTTACAGAAGCAAGCGATAGAAAAATGGGATGGTAAGTTTCCGATGGTGATGACTGGTGATGGTAAATTACCAATGATTAATATTACAACTGCTACTTCGACTAATAATGCTACTATGTCTTCGCAGCAAAAACAGAAATAA
- the mnmH gene encoding tRNA 2-selenouridine(34) synthase MnmH produces MTPSPTYTRQPWSESYSEIIDVRSKSEFAEDRIPKAINLPVLNDDERAQVGTIYKQINPFTARKIGAALVSKNISQHLTEYFATKDKNYRPLVYCWRGGQRSGSMASVLSQIGWRVTLLEGGYKTYRAYVRQQMQDLPQKFTYQVLCGLTGSGKTRILQQMRLTRGAQVLDLEALANHRGSLLGEEWQGKLSPQPSQKYFESLLLEQLQKFNPHQPVWVESESQKIGNIYLPQFLWEKMKQANSIEIQIPIAARVKFLLEEYPHLMDHADILKWKLEKFKSRYGWDKLCQWYQLIDTGNWESFVQDILQYHYDPTYRQSIKRDFTKGDRVLSIPNLSDSSIDTLLDSLLPNSLALT; encoded by the coding sequence ATGACACCTTCACCTACATATACCCGACAGCCTTGGTCTGAATCTTATAGTGAAATAATTGATGTTCGTTCCAAGAGCGAATTTGCGGAAGATCGCATCCCCAAAGCAATCAATTTACCAGTGCTAAATGATGACGAACGCGCTCAAGTGGGAACGATATATAAACAAATCAACCCCTTTACTGCGCGTAAAATCGGGGCTGCTTTAGTATCAAAAAACATCTCGCAGCATCTAACAGAATACTTTGCCACAAAAGATAAAAACTACCGTCCTCTAGTCTACTGCTGGCGCGGTGGACAGCGTTCTGGTAGCATGGCTTCGGTGCTATCGCAAATTGGTTGGCGAGTCACATTACTCGAAGGTGGTTACAAAACTTATCGCGCTTATGTTCGCCAGCAAATGCAGGATTTGCCACAAAAATTTACTTATCAAGTATTGTGCGGTTTAACTGGTAGTGGTAAAACACGTATCTTACAGCAGATGCGCTTAACTCGTGGCGCTCAAGTTTTAGATTTAGAAGCTTTAGCCAACCATCGCGGTTCTCTGCTGGGGGAAGAATGGCAAGGAAAACTTTCACCTCAACCTTCACAAAAATACTTTGAATCGTTGCTATTGGAACAGCTGCAAAAATTCAATCCGCATCAGCCAGTGTGGGTAGAATCAGAAAGCCAGAAAATTGGCAATATTTATTTACCCCAATTTTTATGGGAAAAAATGAAACAGGCTAATTCTATAGAAATTCAAATACCTATAGCTGCTAGAGTGAAGTTTCTTTTAGAAGAATATCCGCATTTGATGGATCATGCTGATATTTTAAAATGGAAGCTGGAAAAGTTTAAATCTCGTTATGGTTGGGATAAATTATGTCAGTGGTATCAGTTAATTGACACCGGAAATTGGGAATCATTTGTGCAGGATATTTTGCAATACCACTATGACCCTACCTATAGACAGTCAATAAAACGGGACTTTACCAAAGGCGATCGCGTGCTATCTATCCCCAACTTATCTGATAGCAGTATTGATACTTTATTGGATTCTTTGTTGCCTAATTCTCTAGCATTAACCTGA
- a CDS encoding aldo/keto reductase encodes MSETTTRRNFLMTSVAVASGIVGATTLQQNATNTATPPATMPERMLGRTEIKVPIFGLGGAGQTPLSWEGREGDAVAIIEKALQLGIRYFDTASSYGPSEDYLGKVLPPHRSKLFLASKTDKRDRDGAWQELERSLKRLNTDYLNLWQLHHVSFPQELDTIFSKSGAIKAVEEAIEQKLVRFAGITGHHDPKVIAEGLRRYPFHTTLIPVNAADKHHPRPFLPVVLPIAQQQNVAVIAMKVPAYGRLFKPGGLSGMQQALGYSLSQPGVQCCVIAAETTAQLEDNVKVARAFQILQGKELAAIEQLTAKIWEDSTFFRAWT; translated from the coding sequence ATGTCAGAAACAACGACGCGGCGCAACTTCTTAATGACCAGTGTTGCCGTCGCTTCTGGTATTGTAGGAGCTACTACCTTGCAACAAAATGCTACCAACACTGCGACACCACCAGCAACAATGCCAGAACGGATGCTGGGACGCACAGAAATAAAAGTGCCTATCTTCGGCTTGGGTGGAGCGGGTCAAACGCCGCTATCCTGGGAAGGAAGAGAAGGTGATGCTGTGGCAATTATTGAAAAAGCATTGCAATTAGGCATCCGTTATTTTGACACTGCCTCAAGTTATGGACCGAGTGAAGATTATTTGGGGAAAGTTCTACCACCCCATCGTTCCAAGTTGTTTCTTGCAAGTAAGACTGATAAAAGAGATCGCGATGGTGCTTGGCAAGAATTAGAGCGATCGCTTAAACGTCTCAACACTGATTATCTTAATTTATGGCAGCTACATCACGTTTCTTTCCCCCAAGAACTCGACACCATCTTTAGTAAATCCGGTGCAATTAAAGCTGTAGAAGAAGCAATAGAGCAAAAACTCGTCCGTTTTGCTGGTATTACCGGACACCACGACCCGAAAGTAATCGCCGAAGGGCTGCGTCGCTATCCTTTCCACACAACCCTAATTCCCGTCAATGCAGCAGACAAACATCATCCACGCCCATTTTTACCTGTAGTTTTACCCATAGCGCAGCAACAAAATGTAGCTGTGATTGCAATGAAAGTCCCCGCTTACGGTCGATTGTTCAAGCCAGGTGGTTTGTCAGGTATGCAGCAAGCTTTGGGATACAGTTTATCTCAGCCTGGGGTTCAGTGTTGCGTGATTGCGGCTGAGACAACTGCACAATTAGAAGATAATGTCAAGGTAGCGCGTGCTTTTCAAATCCTCCAGGGTAAAGAACTAGCCGCGATTGAGCAGCTTACCGCCAAAATTTGGGAAGATAGTACATTCTTCCGCGCTTGGACTTAG